The sequence below is a genomic window from Peptococcaceae bacterium.
GCATCTTTACCTTTCTGACCAAATCATCGTGGTTTTGATGCAGGTGGCAGAACCTGTTGATTTTTTCCCCCGTAATACTTGAAGTCGCTGTCATCAAATCTTCGTGCTGCGGGTCCTGGGCCAATTCGTAAGTCATGGCCACCGAATTGACTGATGGCCTGATAATGGGATGATCAACAATATTCTTCACCTTCTCGCCGAACATGTACAGTTCAAACTTCTTTTTTTTCAACGATTCAACATATTGATCCTTGGTCATCATCGGTATAAACACTCCTCCCCGTATCATATCACCTTATCTTGCTTTAAGACCGCAATTTCTTCAGCAGTGAAGCCCAATGAACTGAGTACTTCCTCGTTATGCTGTCCCAATAGGGGTGAGGGTTGCACCGCACCCGTCTTACAATTCATGCTTTTTACCGGACACCCGGAAACCTTGACCTCACCGGCTCTCGGATGGTTAAGGGTCACGATCATCTCCCGGAATCCCACCTGTTCATTGTTGAGCACCTGGCTGATGTTATTGATGGGAGCGCACGGGATGCCGGCTTTTTCCAAAAGGCCGAGCCATTCTTGGGTGGTTTTCTTCGACATGATCTTTGTTAGGATGTCCGATAAGGCGGGCTGATTCTCAGTCCTTTTGTTGTTGTCGCGAAAACGCCGATCCTCAAGGAGTTCGGGGTGTCCTATCACTTCGCAGTATTTTTCCCATAAACCTTGATTTCCGCAGCAGACGATCACATAACCGTCTTTAGTTTTTAATGCTTCAAATGGGGTGATGGAAGCGTGACGGTTGCCAATGGGTATGGGGTTTTGTTCTGTGACGGCGTAACGAACTATCGAGTTTTCCAACAAGGCCACCTGGCAGTCCAACATGGAAATATCAATCCGGTCGCCCTGCCCTGTTTTTTCCCTATTTAAAAGGGCCGCCAGTATCCCTGAGGCGCAAAACAGCGAAGCGGCAAGATCCCCAATGGAGACGCCCACCCGCGTCGGTATCCCTGCAGGCTGTCCGGTTACGCTCATTATCCCCCCGTAACCCTGGACGACCATGTCATACGCCGGTTTGTCGCGGTAAGGGCCTGTCTGTCCAAATCCCGAAATCGAGGCATAGACGATCCCTGGATTAATCTTTGCGACCTCGTCGTATGAAAAGCCTAGTCTGTCAAGCACTCCCGGGCGGAAACTTTCGATCAGGACATCCGCTTTTTCCAGGAGTTTCCGGAGAATGCCGGCGCCTCGTTTATCCTTGAGATTTAATGTCATCCCTTTTTTACCCCTGTTAACACTGATAAAATAGCCGCTTTCCCCCTTGATAAACGGCCCAAATCCCCGTGCGTCATCACCTACCCCCGGTGCCTCAACCTTGAGAACGTCTGCGCCTAAGTCGGCAAGAAGCATTGTGCAATAAGGACCTGCCAGATTTCTTGTCAAATCGATTATTTTTATCTTGTTCAGCATGCCGTTTCCTCCTAAAGTGGCAAATTGCTGTGTTTTTTATAGGGGCGCCATTCTTCCTTTTCTCTTAAGGCCTTCAATCCTTCTATCAGCTTGGGCCTTAGTTCCGCCGGATCCACAATGTCGTCGACAAGTCCCCATTCCGCAGCTTTATACGGAGTAGCAAATTTTTCGCGATATTCTTTTACTTTTTCCTGATAGAGGATTTCAGGGTTTGGCGAACTCTCAATTTCACTGCGAAAGACAATATTTACCGCTGCGTCAGGTCCGACCACGGCAATTTCGGCAGTTGGCAAGGCAAGCACGAGATCGGCCCCTAACCCCTTTCCGCACATGGCAGAATATGCGCCGCCGTAATCCTTGCGGGTGACAACCGTTATTTTGGGGACAGTAGCCTCGGAGTAAGCGTATAACAGCTTTGCGCCGTTGCGGATAATGCCTTGATGCTCCTGATTAACACCGGGCAGGTATCCCGGGCAATCGACGAAAGTGACCAGCGGCAGGTTAAAGGCATCGCAGAACCTCACAAAGCGGGCGCTTTTCCAGGAGGCGTTTACATCAAGGCATCCGGCCAGGAAACGGGGTTGGTTTCCCACGATCCCCACGGGATACCCGTCAAGCCGCGCAAATCCAACCACTATATTTGTGGCAAAAAGGCTGTGCACTTCAAGGAAATCCCCGTTATCAACCACCTTCTTGATTATTTCCCGCATGTCATAGGCGCTGGCCTGGTTTATCGGTATTAGATCCCTCAATTCCGGCTCCCATCTATATATGGGGTCATCCGT
It includes:
- a CDS encoding CoA transferase; translation: MLNKIKIIDLTRNLAGPYCTMLLADLGADVLKVEAPGVGDDARGFGPFIKGESGYFISVNRGKKGMTLNLKDKRGAGILRKLLEKADVLIESFRPGVLDRLGFSYDEVAKINPGIVYASISGFGQTGPYRDKPAYDMVVQGYGGIMSVTGQPAGIPTRVGVSIGDLAASLFCASGILAALLNREKTGQGDRIDISMLDCQVALLENSIVRYAVTEQNPIPIGNRHASITPFEALKTKDGYVIVCCGNQGLWEKYCEVIGHPELLEDRRFRDNNKRTENQPALSDILTKIMSKKTTQEWLGLLEKAGIPCAPINNISQVLNNEQVGFREMIVTLNHPRAGEVKVSGCPVKSMNCKTGAVQPSPLLGQHNEEVLSSLGFTAEEIAVLKQDKVI